The genomic segment GAGGGTTTGAGTAAGAGAGATTTCTGGATGTTATCTCTTTTTCCCGCGACTTAAAAGGAAGAAGAAGCCGCGCCCTTCTTCTTCCTTTTTTTTATCTAAAAATCTCCAAACGGTTAAAATCCGTAAATTTAATATACAAATCACGTAACTAATGTAACTTCGTAAAGATTATTGATACTACAGCCGAAAATGTAGTAGAAAAGGTTTATCCGGCTTAACGGTAAAGGGGTTAGAGTGTCCGATATGAATATTCCCGGCATAGGAGCCGGTAAATATGATAATCTCATTGAAACGCTGATGAAAAAAGAGCGTGCCCCGCGCGATTCAGCTGCTGAAGATTTAAAAAAATATGAACGGCAAAATGCTATTTGGCGAAAAATAAATCAATTCTCTACCGAAATCCGCGAAAAAACACGGGAACTCTATTCCTTTAACAACCCTTTTGTGGAAAAGACTGTAACATCTTCCAACGAACGGGTGGTAACGGCAACCGCTTCACGGGATGCCCGCGAACAAACCTTTAAAATTTCTATCAAGCAAATTGCTCAAGCGGATTCTTTTTTATCAACCGAGGTGGCAAAAGATTTTCAAGTTCCAAAAGGGGTATACACTTTTACCGTCGGAGAAAAAAAATTTTCGGTGAATTGGCAAGGTGGAAAATACCGGAGCTTTATCGATGCCGTTAATAAAAAAGGAAAAGATGTTATCCGAATTTCGGAAATAAAAACTTCGCCCGGTGCCGTTTCGTTGCTTTTTGAATCGCAGTTGACAGGAGAGGCGAATAAACTGGAGTTTTCCGATGATGCGTTATCCTTTGCACTCGAAAACGGCCTGATAAAAAAGAACGACCGCCCTGCGGTGGATGCCGAAAAGACGGAGGCTGCAATTCCTGCACAGAAAACCGAACGTATTATGTTTTCCAAACCGGTACGCGGATTGCAACAGTATGTGTTGGAATATACTGTATCCTTACAGAACAATGCCGAAGTCTCCGAGACACCTTCTTCTCAAGGAGAGACAACATCCCCAAGCGGAGAACCGATTTATGAGCAAGTCGGCTCTGCATCATACAAGGGAGTAACCGTTAGTAATGCACCAAGCGATTCAAGCATCCTGCCTGAGACTCTTGGCTTAAATCAGCAAACAACTGCCCCTGTAGAAGATTATAATGTGCTTTCGTTAGTTTCTCCGCGCGGGACACTTATTCCGCTGCCTGCACTGGCTGATACAACCGAAGTTCAAACCTTTAGTATTCCGCTTAGCGAATACGGCGACATTAGCGGAATTACCGTGCATAATAACAATACCGATAAAACCGTATCGATAGAACAGATCAAAGTATATGACCCTAAAGCGACGGGCGAATACATACCGGTTAATCCCGTCTCGCAGGCGCAGGAGGCAGCGCTCACCTTTGAAGGCATCCCTGTAAAGCGGAGTACCAATAAGATTGACGATCTTATTCCGGGGGTAACGCTTCAGCTTGAAGATAAAACCGATAAACCGGAGAGTATCAGTATTAAACCGGATCCTCAACCGGCAAAGAATGCCATCATCGAATTTGTTGCAAAATACAACCGGCTTTTGGCGGAAATCAATATTGTAACGAGTAATCAGCAGACAGTTATTGATGAACTCGAATATTTCACTGATGATGAACGTAAGACGGCGGAAGAAAATCTCGGTGCTCTTTTCGGAGATTCGACACTATCTTCCTTAAAGAATAACCTGCGCCAAATCGTTGCCAATGTGTACCGCAAAAATACGGATACCCCGATAAGAACGTTATCTCAAATCGGCATATCAACAAAGTCTGACACAAGCTCAGGACTTAACGAAGCGCGGTTACGCGGATATTTGGAAATTGACG from the Treponema medium genome contains:
- the fliD gene encoding flagellar filament capping protein FliD; amino-acid sequence: MNIPGIGAGKYDNLIETLMKKERAPRDSAAEDLKKYERQNAIWRKINQFSTEIREKTRELYSFNNPFVEKTVTSSNERVVTATASRDAREQTFKISIKQIAQADSFLSTEVAKDFQVPKGVYTFTVGEKKFSVNWQGGKYRSFIDAVNKKGKDVIRISEIKTSPGAVSLLFESQLTGEANKLEFSDDALSFALENGLIKKNDRPAVDAEKTEAAIPAQKTERIMFSKPVRGLQQYVLEYTVSLQNNAEVSETPSSQGETTSPSGEPIYEQVGSASYKGVTVSNAPSDSSILPETLGLNQQTTAPVEDYNVLSLVSPRGTLIPLPALADTTEVQTFSIPLSEYGDISGITVHNNNTDKTVSIEQIKVYDPKATGEYIPVNPVSQAQEAALTFEGIPVKRSTNKIDDLIPGVTLQLEDKTDKPESISIKPDPQPAKNAIIEFVAKYNRLLAEINIVTSNQQTVIDELEYFTDDERKTAEENLGALFGDSTLSSLKNNLRQIVANVYRKNTDTPIRTLSQIGISTKSDTSSGLNEARLRGYLEIDEKKLDEALKNSIEDVRYLFGYDTDNDVLIDDGVAFQVFKQIDPYVQRGGIFSTRTNGLAAQIKSSKDKIARYDKALEKKELELRQKYGNMDGALRNLQKQSDMINNFSRQNKGGSDN